A section of the Cuniculiplasma divulgatum genome encodes:
- a CDS encoding ABC transporter ATP-binding protein, with protein sequence MFYGKLYGIPEDQLKENLKHLRDELGLWDVRGRPVATFSKGMKQKVAIARALSHDPKVLFMGEPTANLDPGAANVVRDSILNMKREGKTTIVNTHNLDEAQRICDTIGILKTKLITIGSPEHLKDSLRRDKTFIELEEVNDRIVSAIKAVSSAQFEIDGKRSILDFRNPLVENPVLIKAITSVGGNVVAVNQLSPTMEEVYLKAVREEI encoded by the coding sequence ATTTTTTACGGAAAACTTTACGGAATCCCAGAAGACCAGCTTAAGGAAAATTTAAAGCACCTTCGGGACGAACTTGGCCTCTGGGATGTTAGAGGCAGGCCAGTTGCAACATTCTCAAAAGGAATGAAACAGAAGGTTGCGATTGCCAGAGCTCTTTCGCATGATCCCAAGGTTCTCTTCATGGGCGAACCTACGGCAAACCTAGACCCGGGAGCAGCCAATGTGGTGCGGGACTCTATCTTGAACATGAAAAGGGAAGGAAAGACAACAATCGTTAACACACATAATCTGGACGAAGCTCAGAGGATCTGTGATACTATAGGAATACTGAAAACAAAACTCATAACCATAGGATCACCTGAACATTTAAAGGACTCGTTGCGAAGGGACAAAACGTTTATAGAGTTAGAGGAAGTGAATGACAGAATCGTTTCAGCAATAAAGGCTGTTTCATCTGCTCAGTTTGAGATCGACGGGAAAAGATCGATCCTAGATTTTAGGAACCCCCTTGTTGAAAATCCAGTCTTGATCAAGGCGATAACATCTGTTGGAGGCAACGTGGTTGCAGTGAACCAACTTTCCCCCACAATGGAAGAAGTTTACCTCAAGGCCGTGAGGGAAGAAATATGA
- a CDS encoding ATP-binding cassette domain-containing protein, whose product MTFQMKDGEIFGLLGPNGAGKAITIRMLACLISRTSWDARIDNFSISRREDSMKIRRIIGLVAENVGLYE is encoded by the coding sequence TTGACTTTTCAAATGAAAGATGGTGAGATTTTCGGCCTCTTAGGCCCGAACGGTGCTGGGAAAGCGATTACAATAAGGATGCTTGCATGCCTCATCTCCAGGACGAGCTGGGACGCAAGAATTGATAACTTTTCCATAAGCCGTAGAGAAGATTCGATGAAGATAAGAAGAATTATAGGTCTGGTGGCCGAGAACGTTGGCCTTTACGAGTAA
- a CDS encoding ABC transporter permease subunit: MINGASINATDIYYISGLPNAFEFFFATIAVILSSYTAAYSIVGEKIQKSLEPLLSTPVSDGEIILGKAISAFIPSFTAVLLANSIYMALIDRVTYHLLGYSHYPNLSAAIVLLLLVPLGIIISIEVSTMSSARVNDPRSAHQLSMVGSIPFFIVYILTEISVISLTNTTLLIISGIVAAVDVLMYPIVIKTFSREMILTNWK; encoded by the coding sequence GTGATAAATGGTGCTTCCATAAACGCTACTGACATATATTACATATCGGGACTACCGAATGCGTTTGAGTTCTTCTTTGCGACTATTGCTGTGATACTATCTTCATATACTGCAGCTTACAGCATAGTTGGTGAAAAAATACAGAAAAGTCTTGAACCACTGCTATCCACACCAGTCTCTGACGGGGAAATTATTCTCGGCAAGGCTATTTCCGCTTTCATTCCTTCATTCACGGCAGTATTGTTGGCAAACTCAATTTACATGGCCTTGATTGATAGGGTTACTTACCATCTCCTGGGTTATTCTCATTATCCGAACTTGTCAGCAGCCATCGTACTCCTTCTTCTGGTACCCCTTGGTATAATCATCTCCATAGAAGTTAGCACGATGTCTTCAGCGAGAGTCAATGATCCTAGAAGCGCTCATCAGCTATCCATGGTTGGCTCCATTCCATTCTTTATCGTCTATATTTTGACAGAGATCAGTGTGATTTCCCTCACGAACACGACCCTGCTGATTATATCTGGCATTGTAGCGGCGGTTGATGTGCTTATGTATCCCATAGTGATAAAGACGTTCAGTAGAGAAATGATTCTAACAAACTGGAAGTGA
- a CDS encoding FAD-dependent oxidoreductase, whose protein sequence is MKKIVIVGGGFAGLRVLYRLRKVLGTTVDITLIDRSEFSIEKPSLPEVAFAGKEPSKVRIPLKQTVERKWSKFVMDNVANIDPVNKVVITDGGSRINYDILLIATGAVKDYDSIMGFRNNGFSICDDFQAERLAKRLESFEGGKIVIGSARTEWDRESTTIKLDAPCEGPIGEVMFMMDTYLRERGIREKSSITVFTPGSVFFDDVGESIHAELGPFMKAHNISVLTNKILTGIDEHSVHFNDGIDLESDLSIIIPPYRGPDVITSSSLGDSRGFIKTDGEMRHKIYRDIFVVGDVNADSMPKLGHIAIMQADVAAAAIIKEMTNHGEVPKAKPEIFCIMNRGSDGATVILSDTLFGGHRDIAYSGRLASTFKWGFDSYYFYTHGHMPPEIFQEPVEWLVKLLKTNE, encoded by the coding sequence ATGAAAAAAATAGTAATTGTTGGAGGAGGCTTTGCAGGCCTCAGGGTTCTTTACAGGCTCAGAAAAGTTCTTGGAACTACTGTGGACATTACGCTAATTGACCGATCTGAATTCAGTATCGAAAAACCCTCTCTGCCGGAGGTTGCGTTTGCAGGGAAGGAACCTTCAAAGGTTCGGATTCCGTTAAAACAGACAGTGGAAAGGAAATGGTCAAAATTTGTAATGGATAATGTCGCAAATATTGATCCTGTGAATAAGGTTGTTATTACAGACGGTGGATCCAGAATAAACTATGACATTCTTCTTATAGCCACAGGCGCAGTGAAAGATTATGATTCAATCATGGGGTTTAGAAATAATGGCTTCTCTATCTGTGATGATTTCCAGGCTGAACGCCTGGCGAAGCGGTTAGAAAGTTTTGAAGGTGGTAAGATTGTAATAGGGTCAGCACGTACAGAGTGGGACAGGGAAAGCACAACCATAAAACTGGACGCCCCCTGTGAGGGTCCAATTGGCGAAGTTATGTTCATGATGGATACCTATCTGCGTGAAAGAGGGATCAGGGAAAAGTCAAGTATAACAGTATTTACACCAGGATCAGTATTCTTCGATGACGTAGGGGAGAGCATACATGCTGAGCTTGGTCCATTCATGAAGGCACACAATATTTCTGTTCTTACAAATAAGATACTCACTGGCATTGATGAACACTCAGTTCATTTTAATGATGGGATCGATCTTGAAAGCGATCTGTCCATTATTATCCCTCCCTACAGGGGCCCAGATGTTATAACTTCCTCCAGCCTGGGAGATAGCCGTGGATTCATAAAAACAGATGGTGAGATGCGACATAAAATCTACAGGGATATTTTTGTGGTTGGAGACGTAAATGCAGATTCAATGCCAAAATTGGGTCATATAGCCATTATGCAAGCAGACGTTGCAGCAGCCGCAATAATCAAGGAGATGACAAATCATGGAGAAGTGCCGAAAGCCAAACCTGAGATTTTCTGCATAATGAATCGGGGAAGTGACGGGGCTACTGTTATACTTTCAGATACACTGTTTGGAGGGCATCGGGATATTGCATACAGCGGGAGACTGGCATCTACCTTTAAATGGGGATTTGATTCATATTACTTTTACACACACGGACATATGCCACCGGAAATATTCCAGGAGCCTGTGGAGTGGCTTGTGAAACTTCTGAAGACAAATGAATGA